In a single window of the Bacillus clarus genome:
- the sufU gene encoding Fe-S cluster assembly sulfur transfer protein SufU, which translates to MSFNNLDTLYRQVIMDHYKNPRNHGVLEDSVTVNLNNPTCGDRIQLTMKVEEGIVQEAKFEGEGCSISMSSASMMTQAVKGKKIEEALQLSKIFSDMMLGKEYDDSIDLGDIEALQGVCKFPARIKCATLAWKALEKGLNEDK; encoded by the coding sequence ATGTCATTTAATAATTTAGATACGTTATATCGTCAAGTTATTATGGATCATTACAAAAATCCTCGTAACCATGGCGTGTTAGAAGATAGTGTTACCGTTAATTTGAACAATCCAACTTGCGGCGATCGTATTCAACTTACGATGAAAGTAGAAGAGGGTATTGTACAAGAGGCGAAGTTTGAAGGCGAAGGATGTTCCATCTCAATGTCTTCAGCTTCAATGATGACACAAGCAGTAAAAGGAAAGAAAATTGAAGAAGCACTTCAGCTTTCGAAAATTTTCTCTGACATGATGCTAGGAAAAGAGTACGATGACAGCATTGATTTAGGAGATATTGAAGCATTACAAGGCGTATGCAAGTTCCCTGCACGTATTAAATGTGCAACATTAGCGTGGAAAGCGTTAGAAAAGGGCTTAAACGAAGATAAGTAA
- the sufS gene encoding cysteine desulfurase SufS codes for MNIHEIRKQFPILDQKVNGKQLVYFDSAATSQKPIQVIETLERYYKEYNSNVHRGVHTLGTKATDAYEGAREKVRKFINAKSMEEIIFTRGTTTALNTVAASYGLENVKEGDEIVISYMEHHSNIIPWQQVAKKTGATLKYLPLQPDGTISIEDARQTITPNTKIVSIMYVSNVLGTINPVKEIGAIAHENGAIMVVDGAQSTPHMKVDVQDLNCDFYALSAHKMCGPTGIGVLYGKKDLLNNMEPIEFGGEMIDFVDLQESTWKELPWKFEAGTPIIGNAIGLGAAIDFLEEIGLDNIEKHEHELAQYALERLSEVDGVTIYGPKHRAGLVTFNIEDVHPHDVATVLDVEGIAVRAGHHCAQPLMKWLKASSTARASFYLYNTKEEIDTFVESLIKTKEYFTNVI; via the coding sequence ATGAATATTCATGAAATACGCAAACAGTTTCCAATTCTTGATCAAAAAGTGAACGGCAAACAACTTGTTTATTTCGATAGTGCAGCAACTTCTCAAAAACCAATTCAAGTCATTGAAACGTTAGAACGTTACTATAAAGAATATAATTCTAATGTGCATCGCGGTGTTCATACGCTCGGTACGAAAGCTACCGATGCGTATGAAGGTGCACGTGAGAAAGTTCGCAAGTTTATTAACGCGAAATCAATGGAAGAGATTATTTTCACGCGCGGAACGACAACTGCATTAAATACAGTAGCGGCTAGCTATGGTCTTGAAAATGTAAAAGAAGGCGATGAAATCGTTATTTCTTACATGGAGCACCATAGTAACATCATTCCGTGGCAGCAAGTTGCAAAGAAAACTGGCGCAACTTTAAAATATCTTCCACTTCAACCAGATGGGACAATTTCAATAGAAGATGCTCGTCAAACAATTACACCGAATACAAAAATCGTTTCTATCATGTATGTGTCTAACGTACTTGGAACGATTAACCCTGTAAAAGAAATCGGAGCAATCGCACACGAAAATGGCGCAATTATGGTCGTTGATGGTGCACAAAGTACACCTCATATGAAAGTAGATGTACAAGATTTAAACTGTGATTTCTACGCATTATCTGCTCATAAGATGTGCGGACCTACAGGTATCGGCGTATTATATGGTAAAAAAGATTTGCTAAACAATATGGAGCCAATTGAATTTGGCGGTGAAATGATTGATTTCGTAGATTTACAAGAATCTACTTGGAAAGAGCTTCCGTGGAAGTTTGAAGCAGGTACACCGATTATCGGTAATGCAATCGGACTTGGTGCGGCAATTGATTTCCTAGAAGAAATCGGTCTTGATAATATTGAAAAGCATGAGCATGAATTAGCGCAATACGCTTTAGAAAGACTATCAGAAGTAGATGGCGTTACAATTTATGGTCCAAAGCATCGCGCTGGTCTTGTTACATTTAATATTGAAGACGTACATCCTCATGATGTAGCAACTGTATTAGATGTAGAAGGTATCGCGGTTCGCGCAGGACACCACTGTGCACAACCGCTTATGAAGTGGCTAAAAGCTTCTTCAACAGCACGTGCGAGCTTCTATTTATATAATACAAAAGAAGAAATTGATACATTTGTTGAATCGCTAATCAAGACAAAGGAGTATTTCACAAATGTCATTTAA
- the sufD gene encoding Fe-S cluster assembly protein SufD — MTIGTLPFDQETIRQRASEVNEAAWLTEFRLQALAQATELPMPTPDKTKIDKWDFIGKGDAAKQESVNSLAELSETVKNLIDENNSVLVQRAGTTAFVSLAEEAKEKGVIFTDIVTAATEHAELVQKYLMKDGVKVDEHRLTALHAALINGGAFVYVPKNVVLETPLQAVFLVDGEEANVYNHVLFVADANSTSTYVENYVANENAKGIANIVAEVIVEQGAQVKFGAVDLLAKDVTTYVNRRGVVGRDGRIDWALGLMNDGNTISENVTNLMGDGSFADTKTVTIGRGNQTQNFTTKVVHFGKHSEGFILKHGVQKDSATSIFNGIGKIEHGASKSNAQQSSRVLMLDEKARGDANPILLIDEDDVMAGHAASVGRVDPTQLYYLMSRGIPKREAERLVIHGFLAPVVNELPIEGVKAQLVEVIERKVR, encoded by the coding sequence ATGACAATTGGTACATTACCTTTCGATCAAGAAACAATCCGTCAGCGCGCAAGCGAAGTAAACGAAGCTGCTTGGTTGACTGAGTTCCGCTTACAAGCTCTTGCACAAGCAACTGAACTTCCAATGCCAACGCCTGATAAAACAAAAATCGATAAGTGGGACTTTATCGGAAAAGGCGATGCTGCTAAGCAAGAGTCTGTAAATTCTTTAGCAGAGCTTTCTGAAACAGTAAAAAACTTAATTGATGAAAATAATAGCGTATTAGTACAACGTGCTGGTACTACTGCATTCGTTTCTTTAGCAGAAGAAGCAAAAGAAAAAGGTGTTATTTTCACAGACATCGTAACAGCTGCAACAGAGCATGCTGAACTAGTACAAAAGTACTTAATGAAAGACGGCGTGAAGGTAGACGAGCATCGTCTAACAGCACTTCATGCTGCATTAATCAACGGCGGTGCATTCGTATATGTTCCGAAAAACGTTGTTCTTGAAACTCCACTTCAAGCTGTATTCTTAGTAGACGGCGAAGAAGCTAACGTATATAACCACGTATTATTCGTGGCTGATGCGAACAGTACTTCAACTTATGTAGAAAACTATGTTGCAAATGAAAATGCTAAAGGTATTGCAAATATCGTAGCAGAAGTAATCGTGGAACAAGGCGCACAAGTGAAATTTGGTGCGGTTGATCTATTAGCAAAAGACGTAACAACTTACGTTAACCGCCGCGGTGTAGTAGGACGCGACGGCCGCATTGATTGGGCTCTAGGCCTTATGAATGACGGAAATACAATTTCAGAGAACGTTACGAACTTAATGGGGGACGGTTCATTTGCTGATACAAAAACAGTAACAATTGGCCGTGGTAACCAAACACAAAACTTTACAACTAAAGTTGTTCACTTCGGTAAACACTCTGAAGGTTTCATCTTAAAACACGGTGTACAAAAAGATAGTGCAACATCTATCTTTAACGGAATTGGTAAGATTGAACACGGTGCATCTAAATCAAATGCACAACAATCTTCTCGCGTTCTTATGTTAGACGAGAAAGCTCGTGGTGATGCAAACCCAATTCTTTTAATTGATGAAGATGATGTAATGGCAGGTCACGCAGCTTCAGTAGGTCGCGTAGATCCAACTCAACTATACTACTTAATGAGCCGTGGTATTCCAAAACGCGAAGCAGAACGTTTAGTCATCCATGGATTCTTAGCACCTGTAGTAAATGAGCTTCCAATTGAAGGAGTAAAAGCACAGCTTGTTGAGGTAATTGAAAGGAAAGTTCGCTAA
- the sufC gene encoding Fe-S cluster assembly ATPase SufC: MAGSTLTVKDLHVSIDGKEILKGVNLEVKGGEIHAIMGPNGTGKSTLSSAIMGHPKYEVTEGSIIIDGEDVLEMEVDERAQAGLFLAMQYPSEISGVTNADFLRSAINARREEGDEISLMKFIRTLDKNMEFLEMDPEMAQRYLNEGFSGGEKKRNEILQLMMIEPKIAILDEIDSGLDIDALKVVSKGINEMRGEEFGCLMITHYQRLLNYITPDFVHVMMNGRIVKSGGPELAQRLESEGYDWIKKELGIEDETTEQEA; encoded by the coding sequence ATGGCTGGTTCTACATTAACGGTTAAAGACTTACACGTATCAATCGATGGTAAAGAAATTTTAAAAGGTGTAAACCTTGAAGTAAAAGGTGGAGAAATCCACGCAATCATGGGGCCTAACGGAACAGGTAAATCAACTTTATCTTCTGCAATTATGGGTCACCCAAAGTATGAAGTAACAGAAGGTAGCATCATCATCGACGGTGAAGATGTATTAGAAATGGAAGTAGATGAGCGCGCACAAGCAGGTCTATTCCTAGCAATGCAATATCCAAGTGAAATTAGCGGAGTAACAAACGCTGACTTCTTACGTTCTGCAATTAACGCACGTCGTGAAGAAGGTGATGAAATTTCTCTTATGAAATTTATCCGTACATTAGATAAAAATATGGAATTCCTAGAAATGGATCCAGAAATGGCACAACGTTACTTAAACGAAGGTTTCTCTGGCGGTGAGAAAAAACGTAACGAAATTCTTCAATTAATGATGATTGAGCCAAAAATCGCAATCTTAGACGAAATCGACTCTGGTCTTGATATCGATGCGTTAAAAGTTGTATCTAAAGGTATTAATGAAATGCGCGGTGAAGAGTTCGGTTGCCTAATGATTACGCACTACCAACGTTTATTAAACTACATTACTCCAGACTTCGTTCACGTTATGATGAACGGTCGTATTGTTAAGTCTGGTGGTCCAGAACTTGCACAACGTCTAGAGTCTGAAGGTTACGACTGGATTAAAAAAGAATTAGGTATTGAAGACGAAACAACAGAGCAAGAAGCGTAA
- the metQ gene encoding methionine ABC transporter substrate-binding lipoprotein MetQ → MKKIILSVVTALSVFALAACGGKDENKLVVGASNVPHAVILEKAKPILEKKGIKLEIKKFQDYVLPNKALADKEIDANYFQHIPYLDKEIQEKGYKIVNAGKIHLEPMGIYSKKYKSLKDLPDGGTVIMSNNVAERGRMLALLQKGGVIKLKDGVDVVKATVKDIVENPKNLKFKTDVEPGLSPKLYENNEGDALFINSNYAIDANLNPKKDAIAIEGSDSPYANIIAVRKGDEKKKEIKELVDVLHSKEIQDFINKEYKGAVLPVSE, encoded by the coding sequence ATGAAAAAGATTATACTGTCAGTTGTTACAGCGCTATCCGTATTTGCATTAGCTGCTTGTGGTGGAAAAGATGAGAATAAGCTTGTCGTTGGAGCTTCTAATGTGCCACATGCTGTTATTTTAGAAAAGGCGAAACCGATATTAGAGAAGAAAGGGATTAAGTTAGAAATTAAAAAATTCCAAGATTATGTGTTGCCAAATAAAGCGTTAGCGGACAAAGAGATTGATGCAAACTACTTTCAGCACATTCCGTATTTAGATAAAGAAATTCAAGAAAAAGGATATAAAATTGTAAACGCAGGGAAAATTCATTTAGAGCCAATGGGTATTTATTCCAAGAAATATAAAAGTTTAAAAGATCTTCCGGATGGCGGAACAGTTATTATGAGCAATAACGTAGCTGAGCGAGGACGTATGTTAGCACTATTACAAAAAGGTGGCGTTATTAAACTAAAAGATGGTGTAGATGTCGTTAAAGCAACAGTGAAAGATATTGTGGAAAATCCAAAAAATTTAAAGTTTAAAACAGATGTGGAGCCTGGCCTTTCACCGAAGCTGTATGAAAATAATGAGGGAGATGCTTTATTCATTAATTCTAACTATGCAATTGATGCAAATTTAAATCCGAAAAAAGATGCAATTGCAATTGAAGGATCAGACTCTCCGTATGCAAATATTATTGCAGTTCGTAAAGGTGATGAGAAGAAAAAGGAAATTAAAGAGCTAGTAGATGTATTGCATTCAAAAGAAATTCAAGATTTTATTAATAAAGAATATAAAGGTGCTGTGCTTCCTGTAAGTGAATAA
- the metQ gene encoding methionine ABC transporter substrate-binding lipoprotein MetQ, whose translation MKKLLLTALISTSIFGLAACGGKDKDEKKLVVGASNVPHAVILEKAKPLLEKKGIELEIKKFQDYVLPNKSLADKELDANYFQHIPYLEKEMKDKKYDFEVAGKIHLEPIGVYSQKYKSLKDLPDGATIIMSNSVADHGRGLAILQKEGILKIKDGVDPVKATTKDIADNPKNLKFKTDIEPGLLPQVYNNKEGDAVLINSNYAIDAKLNPEKDAIAIEGNDSPYANIVAVRKGDKDKKEIKALVEVLHSKEIEDFISKEYKGAVVPVKE comes from the coding sequence ATGAAAAAATTATTACTTACAGCACTTATTTCAACGTCAATTTTTGGGTTAGCTGCTTGTGGTGGGAAAGACAAGGATGAAAAGAAACTTGTTGTTGGGGCTTCTAACGTACCGCATGCTGTTATTTTAGAAAAGGCAAAACCTCTATTAGAGAAAAAAGGAATCGAATTAGAAATTAAAAAATTCCAAGATTATGTGTTGCCGAACAAGTCATTAGCAGATAAGGAATTAGATGCGAACTACTTCCAGCACATTCCGTATTTAGAAAAAGAAATGAAAGATAAAAAATATGACTTTGAAGTAGCAGGGAAAATTCACTTAGAACCGATTGGTGTATATTCTCAAAAATATAAGAGCTTAAAAGACCTTCCAGATGGGGCAACAATTATTATGAGTAATTCTGTTGCTGACCATGGACGTGGTTTAGCAATTCTACAAAAAGAGGGTATTTTAAAAATTAAAGATGGTGTAGACCCAGTTAAAGCAACTACAAAAGATATTGCGGATAATCCGAAAAATCTAAAGTTCAAAACGGATATCGAGCCAGGTTTATTGCCACAAGTGTATAACAATAAAGAAGGCGATGCTGTTTTAATTAACTCTAACTATGCGATTGATGCAAAATTAAATCCAGAAAAAGATGCGATTGCTATTGAAGGTAACGATTCGCCATATGCAAACATCGTAGCAGTTCGTAAAGGTGATAAAGATAAAAAAGAGATTAAAGCTCTTGTAGAAGTATTGCATTCTAAAGAAATTGAAGACTTCATTAGTAAGGAATATAAAGGGGCAGTTGTTCCTGTAAAAGAATAA
- a CDS encoding methionine ABC transporter permease, giving the protein MDKLLANVDWNQMLEATGETLYMTAIAAFATFVLGLILGLLLFMTAKDNLWENKAVHTVIGAFVNIFRSIPFIILIILLIPFTKILLGTILGASATLPALIIGAAPFYARMVEIALREIDKGVIEASKAMGAKTSTIILKVLIPEALPALVSGITVTTIALVGYTAMAGVVGAGGLGTLAYLEGFQRGNNDVTIVATICVLLVVFLIQWIGDRVTTRIDKR; this is encoded by the coding sequence ATGGATAAGTTACTCGCAAATGTTGATTGGAATCAAATGTTAGAAGCAACAGGTGAAACGTTATATATGACGGCAATCGCAGCGTTTGCCACATTTGTTTTAGGACTTATTTTAGGACTGTTACTCTTTATGACAGCGAAAGATAATTTATGGGAGAACAAAGCAGTTCATACGGTGATTGGGGCGTTTGTGAACATTTTCCGTTCTATACCATTCATCATTTTAATTATTTTATTAATCCCGTTTACAAAGATTCTTCTTGGAACAATCCTTGGAGCAAGTGCAACATTGCCAGCTTTAATTATCGGCGCAGCACCGTTTTACGCAAGAATGGTTGAAATTGCACTTCGTGAAATTGATAAAGGTGTAATTGAAGCTTCAAAAGCGATGGGGGCAAAAACAAGCACAATCATTTTGAAGGTATTGATTCCGGAAGCATTACCAGCATTAGTATCAGGTATTACAGTAACGACAATTGCGCTTGTAGGTTATACAGCAATGGCTGGTGTTGTCGGCGCTGGTGGACTGGGGACACTTGCTTATTTAGAAGGATTCCAGCGCGGTAATAACGATGTAACAATCGTTGCGACAATTTGTGTATTACTAGTTGTATTTTTGATTCAGTGGATTGGTGATCGTGTAACGACTCGAATAGATAAAAGATAA
- a CDS encoding methionine ABC transporter ATP-binding protein, producing the protein MILLENVKKIYRSKSGDVTAVDNANLKIEKGEIFGVIGYSGAGKSSLIRLFNQLEKPTSGQITIANRVISAITGNELRKARQEIGMIFQHFNLLWSRTVRENIAFPLEIAGVDKAERGRRVEELIRLVGLEGRGEAYPSQLSGGQKQRVGIARALANNPQVLLCDEATSALDPETTDQILDLLLDINKRLGLTIVLITHEMHVIRKICNRVAVMEKGKIVETGPVLDVFRNPQQEITKRFVQQLTDSEDTNETIESLIEKYPDGKVIRLQFIGEAVERPVLQRLMKRDDLEVSILQGNIAQTNNGSYGSLVVHLNGEETAIQQAIDGIHQDQVELEVIAHG; encoded by the coding sequence ATGATTTTATTAGAGAATGTTAAGAAAATATATAGGTCAAAAAGCGGTGATGTCACTGCTGTAGATAACGCCAATTTAAAGATAGAAAAAGGTGAGATCTTTGGTGTTATCGGATATAGTGGTGCTGGAAAGAGTTCGTTAATCCGATTGTTTAATCAGTTAGAGAAACCAACTTCCGGACAGATTACAATTGCGAATCGTGTTATTTCAGCGATTACTGGAAATGAGCTTCGCAAGGCACGCCAAGAAATTGGGATGATTTTTCAGCATTTCAACTTACTTTGGTCACGAACTGTACGTGAAAATATCGCTTTTCCACTAGAAATTGCGGGTGTGGATAAGGCAGAGAGAGGAAGGCGTGTAGAAGAACTAATTCGGCTTGTTGGATTAGAAGGAAGAGGAGAAGCGTATCCATCCCAGCTAAGTGGTGGACAAAAACAAAGAGTCGGGATTGCAAGAGCGTTAGCTAACAATCCTCAAGTACTTTTATGCGACGAAGCGACGTCAGCTCTTGATCCAGAAACGACGGATCAAATTTTAGATTTATTATTAGATATTAATAAGCGTCTCGGTTTAACAATTGTATTAATTACACATGAGATGCATGTCATTCGAAAGATTTGTAATCGAGTTGCTGTAATGGAGAAAGGGAAAATTGTAGAGACTGGCCCTGTACTAGATGTGTTCCGTAATCCACAGCAAGAGATTACAAAACGATTTGTACAACAGTTAACTGATTCAGAAGATACAAATGAAACGATTGAAAGCTTAATAGAAAAGTATCCGGATGGAAAAGTAATTCGCTTGCAGTTTATTGGTGAAGCGGTAGAACGTCCAGTACTTCAAAGGCTAATGAAACGAGATGATCTAGAAGTTAGCATTTTGCAAGGGAATATCGCACAAACGAATAACGGCTCTTACGGTAGTTTAGTCGTTCATTTAAACGGTGAGGAAACAGCGATCCAGCAAGCAATTGACGGAATACATCAAGATCAAGTAGAGCTGGAGGTGATTGCACATGGATAA
- a CDS encoding thioredoxin family protein, which produces MIEVIDWTGAEAIALIENEERTVLYVYTPMCGTCQLAKKMLTVVEMTIENLKIGMLDLNYAPHLAREYGIESVPCLLVFENGTLEKKIYAFHSVEYLYTELK; this is translated from the coding sequence ATGATAGAAGTGATTGACTGGACAGGAGCCGAAGCTATAGCCCTAATAGAAAACGAAGAAAGAACAGTGTTATATGTATATACACCAATGTGTGGAACATGCCAATTAGCCAAGAAGATGTTAACTGTTGTTGAGATGACGATAGAGAATCTGAAAATTGGGATGTTGGATTTAAATTATGCTCCGCATTTAGCGAGAGAGTATGGGATAGAAAGTGTACCTTGTTTGCTTGTATTTGAAAATGGGACACTTGAGAAGAAAATATATGCATTTCATTCGGTTGAATATTTATATACGGAATTAAAGTAG
- a CDS encoding toprim domain-containing protein has product MIYVEKVIIVEGKSDRRKIESIIREPVEIVCTNGTIGLSKMDELIDQFFDKDVYVLVDADDAGEKLRKQFRKEFPQAEHIYIDRSYREVATAPSSHLANVLWGADIDVYTEYLR; this is encoded by the coding sequence ATGATTTATGTAGAAAAAGTCATTATTGTAGAAGGTAAATCAGACAGAAGAAAGATTGAATCTATTATTCGTGAACCGGTGGAAATTGTTTGTACAAATGGTACAATTGGTTTGTCGAAGATGGATGAGCTCATTGATCAGTTTTTTGATAAAGATGTGTATGTATTAGTGGATGCTGATGATGCAGGGGAAAAGTTAAGAAAACAATTTCGTAAAGAATTTCCACAAGCAGAGCATATTTATATTGATCGCTCGTATCGAGAAGTGGCAACTGCGCCATCTTCCCATTTGGCGAATGTATTATGGGGAGCTGACATTGACGTTTATACAGAATATTTACGGTAA
- the gcvH gene encoding glycine cleavage system protein GcvH, producing the protein MSIPNNLRYSEEHEWVKTEGNEVVIGITHFAQSELGDIVFVELPEVGATIEADEPFGSVESVKTVSELYAPVSGKVVAVNEELSDQPELVNDSPYEGAWMVKVELSDASQVEKLLTAEKYAEMTNQD; encoded by the coding sequence ATGAGCATTCCAAATAATTTACGTTACTCTGAAGAACACGAATGGGTAAAAACTGAAGGTAATGAAGTTGTTATCGGTATCACTCATTTTGCACAAAGTGAGTTAGGCGATATCGTATTCGTTGAACTCCCTGAAGTAGGTGCAACAATTGAAGCTGACGAGCCATTCGGAAGCGTAGAATCTGTTAAAACAGTTTCTGAATTATACGCACCTGTAAGTGGTAAAGTTGTAGCAGTAAACGAAGAATTAAGTGACCAACCAGAACTTGTTAACGATTCTCCATACGAAGGTGCATGGATGGTTAAAGTTGAACTTTCTGATGCAAGTCAAGTAGAGAAGTTATTAACTGCAGAGAAATATGCAGAAATGACAAACCAAGACTAA
- a CDS encoding arsenate reductase family protein has translation MAVTFYSYPKCGTCQKAKKWFEANDVAYEMIHIVENPPSKEDLRNLHAKSELPLKKFFNTSGMRYRELDLKDKLKDASEDEMYELLASDGMLIKRPIVTNGTNVTLGFNEEQFESVWKKYQ, from the coding sequence ATGGCAGTAACATTTTATTCATATCCAAAGTGTGGCACATGTCAAAAAGCAAAAAAATGGTTTGAGGCAAACGATGTAGCATATGAGATGATTCATATTGTTGAAAATCCACCGTCAAAAGAAGATTTACGTAATTTACATGCAAAAAGTGAATTGCCATTAAAAAAATTCTTTAATACAAGTGGAATGCGTTACCGCGAACTTGACTTAAAAGATAAGTTAAAGGATGCGAGCGAAGACGAAATGTATGAGCTTTTAGCATCTGATGGCATGTTAATCAAACGTCCAATTGTAACAAATGGAACGAATGTAACACTTGGTTTTAACGAAGAGCAGTTTGAAAGTGTGTGGAAAAAGTACCAATAA
- a CDS encoding lipoprotein: MKRSFSFLFLIFLCLVGAGCARNKDAPPPLEYSGRALVIGVIGEKPKDTFRNIKFVSVKLDEMKEKSEEVDGFFVMKEHFQEASKEQYTDLFLSLKKPVFFIGLKDRPDLIFTEKELDYDNAPTSRAMMYTQGFVNMGSREGQQWGIGLYNDTVSDQSIHNMYILVFQTISDYLSR; encoded by the coding sequence ATGAAGCGTTCATTCAGTTTTTTGTTTCTTATATTTTTATGCTTAGTAGGAGCTGGGTGTGCGAGAAATAAAGATGCACCACCTCCCTTAGAGTATAGCGGGAGAGCTCTCGTAATTGGGGTTATCGGTGAAAAACCGAAAGATACGTTTAGAAATATAAAATTTGTAAGTGTAAAGTTAGATGAAATGAAGGAGAAATCGGAGGAAGTTGATGGATTCTTCGTTATGAAAGAACACTTTCAAGAAGCGTCTAAAGAACAGTATACAGACTTATTTTTATCGTTAAAGAAACCAGTGTTTTTTATCGGTTTAAAGGATAGACCAGATTTGATTTTTACGGAAAAAGAGTTAGATTATGATAATGCCCCGACAAGTAGGGCTATGATGTATACGCAAGGGTTTGTAAATATGGGAAGCCGTGAAGGACAGCAATGGGGGATTGGTTTATATAATGACACTGTTTCTGATCAAAGTATTCACAATATGTATATATTAGTGTTTCAAACGATATCGGATTATTTGAGTAGATAA
- a CDS encoding phosphatase PAP2 family protein, translating into MKKFKLSSFLPLSYILLLVLVSPLYDVLNKSNVHAVDVTTMVDDWIPFVKAFIVPYLLWFPYLYGALIYFCFADRKQYYVTLSSVILGKLACFSIYYFWQTTVPRPAVVGTDMFSNLVRYIYSIDQPVNCFPSIHVLTTFVIMLAAYKRREQHWWEYYILTFFGTLIILSTLFTKQHAFVDAVSGMLLANILYFGVQLLLVNKNETVTVPIKQNHKM; encoded by the coding sequence ATGAAAAAATTTAAACTTTCATCATTTCTTCCATTAAGTTATATACTTCTACTCGTACTCGTAAGTCCTCTTTATGATGTATTAAATAAATCTAATGTTCACGCTGTAGACGTTACAACAATGGTTGATGATTGGATTCCATTTGTAAAAGCATTTATTGTTCCTTATTTACTTTGGTTTCCATATTTATACGGTGCACTTATTTATTTCTGCTTTGCAGACCGCAAACAATACTATGTAACTTTAAGTAGTGTCATCCTTGGAAAGCTTGCATGTTTTTCTATTTATTATTTTTGGCAAACTACTGTACCACGTCCGGCCGTTGTCGGGACGGATATGTTCTCCAACCTCGTTCGCTATATTTATAGTATCGATCAACCGGTAAACTGCTTCCCTAGCATTCACGTTCTCACGACATTTGTCATTATGTTAGCTGCCTATAAGCGTAGAGAACAGCACTGGTGGGAATATTATATCCTTACTTTCTTTGGTACACTTATTATTTTATCTACATTATTCACGAAGCAACACGCATTCGTAGATGCTGTTTCTGGTATGCTACTCGCAAACATACTATACTTTGGCGTTCAGCTATTATTAGTAAATAAAAACGAAACTGTTACGGTTCCAATAAAACAAAATCATAAAATGTAA